The following is a genomic window from Devosia neptuniae.
CCAGGAGATGATGGATGGCGATGTGGGCGCGCTATCGGGCGGCTGGAAGATGCGCGTGGCGCTGGCCCGTATTCTGTTGCAGCGGCCCGACGCCTTGCTGCTCGACGAGCCGAGCAACCATCTGGATCTCGAAAGCCTGATCTGGCTCGAAAAATTCCTGCAGAATTATACCGGCGCCTTGTTCATGACCTCGCACGATCGCGAATTCATGAACCGCATCTGCACCAAGATCATCGAGATCGATGCGGGCGCACTGACCTCCTATTCGGGCAATTACGAATTCTACCAGCAGCAGCGGGCGATTGCCGAAAAGAACCAGCAGGCGCAGTTCGAGCGCCAGCAGGCCATGCTGGCCAAGGAACTCGATTTCATCGCCCGCTTCAAGGCGCGGGCCAGCCATGCCGCGCAGGTGCAGAGCCGGGTCAAGAAGCTCGACAAGATCGACCGCGTCGAGCCGCCCAAGCGCCGCCAGGTGGTGGATTTCGAATTCCGCCCGGCGCCGCGCTCGGGCGAGGATGTGGCCCTGCTCAAGGGCGTTTCCAAGAGTTACGGCAGCCGCACCATCTATGATGGGCTCGATTTCCATGTCCGCCGGCGCGAGCGCTGGTGCATTATGGGCGTCAACGGCGCCGGCAAGTCGACGCTGCTCAAGCTGGTGACCGGCACGGCCGAGCCCGACCAGGGCAGTGTGTCGCGCGGGCCATCGGTCAAGATGGCCTATTTCGCCCAGCATGCCATGGATGTGCTCGATGGCGATCTGACAGTGTTCCAGCAGCTGGAAAGCTCATTCCCGCAGGCGGGCCAGGCGCCGCTGCGGGCGCTGGCTGGCTGCTTTGGCTTTTCGGGCGACGAGATCGACAAGAAATGCCGGGTGCTCTCGGGCGGCGAGAAAGCGCGGCTGGTGATGGCAATGATGCTGTTCGATCCGCCCAATTTCCTGGTGCTGGACGAGCCGACCAACCATCTCGATATCGCCACCAAGGAAATGCTGATCACGGCGCTCAGCGCCTATGAAGGCACGATGCTGTTTGTCAGCCACGACCGGCATTTCCTCGCCGCCTTGTCCAACCGGGTGCTGGAGCTGACGCCGGAGGGCGTGCATGTCTACGGCGGCGGCTATACCGAATATGTGCAGAGCACCGGGCAGGAAGCGCCCGGCCTGCGCAGCTAAGAACCAATCGCCATTCAGCTGATGCAGACCTGAGCCGAATATCGATCGGTTCTGCTGCGACAGCCACAAACGAAAAAGGCGCCTTGCGGCGCCTGATTGTCAGTCGTGCTGATGGGTTCAGAACAGTTCGGCGTCGCCATGGCTCTGGTGGGCGGCGATGCCGGAGAGGGCCGGGACGCGCAGTTCGTCTAGGGTCAGGCTCTCCCAGATTTCGTCATAGACGCTATCGGGGGCGGTGGGCGGCAGCAGCGCGAATTGGCGCACGGCAAGTGCCATATTGTGGCAGCGCTGCTCGATGCGGTCCTGGCCCTGCAGGGCCGTCACGATCATCTGCACGGCCTCTTTGATCGAGGGATCGTTTTTGAGACCGTTGGCCGCCAACAGGTCGAGCGCTTCGGTAATGCCCTCCAGCATGGAGGCAGTTTGGCGCGCAGTTTCGTCCAACTCTCGCGCGAGTTTTTGAAGTGACATTGTCGAAGAACCCTAGCCCTGATGGCAGGCACCCTAGCCTAATCTTTCTAAAGCTCTTCTTGCTGAAATGGACAAGAACAAGGGCTCAGGGGCACGTGGTTAGCGATTGGCTAACGAGTTCTGCGCCAGTATGGCGGCAAGAGGCGCCTAGCGGATTTTGACCACCTATTATGTCCATGACCAGTTCACTGCCGCCTGAATTTGACCGCGGCGTGGTCACCACCGTACACCAGGGCGATTGCCACGTATCCGCCGCGGCGGACCTGACCTATTCCACCGTCCTGGGGTCCTGCATCTCGGCCTGCGTACGCGACCGGGTTGCCCTGGTGGGGGGTATGAACCATTTCCTGCTCGCCGAGCAATCGGGCGCGGCGCGCGATCGGTACGGCGCCTCGGCCCGCTATGGCGCCTTTGCCATGGAGCAATTGATCAACAAGGTCTTGAGCCTGGGCAGCGGCAAGAAGGCCAATCTCGAGATCAAGGTGTTTGGCGGCGGCAAGATCAATTCGGCGCTCGATGATGTGGGGGCCAAGAATATCGACTTTGTGCGTCAATTCCTGCATGACGAAGGTTATGTGCTGGCCGGCCAGGATGTGGGCGGCACCTATGCGCGGCGCGTGCTGTTTAAGCCGCATTCGGGGCGGGCCTTCGTCAAGCGGCTCGATAGCGATATGGGGGCCAATGTGGCGCGCGAAGAAATCGCCATTGCCAAGCGGCGCGTGGTGGCGCGACCGCCGGTGGACGATATCGAATTGTTCTAAGACTTTACCTGCGATCAACTTGGCTTAGCGAAGTGTTACACACGTAGGCTGCCATAGAGAGTTGATTAACCATTCGGCGCTAGGGTTTTTTCATGTTTAACCCTCGGCTGATTTGCGGATCAAGCGTGCCATGCACACACTGCGCCTGGCGCTGATCGCTGGCGGGCTGTGGCTCGTGGCCTTTGCCACAGCGCTCGGCCTGTTGCCGTTATTAGGATGGGGCGTTGGCTGGATCGGCGCCAGTGTGCTGGCGGCCGCATTGGCTTTTGGCGGCACCGTGCTGGCGGTGGCGCTGGCGGCGCAGCGCGAACAGGCCATGCTGGGCGCCATCGCACTGGCGGCGGGGCTCACCGAGCGCGCCGCGGGGCCGTTGGCCATTACTGATATCGTGGAAAAGATGAACCGGCGGCTCGAGGCGGCGCATCATTTCAAGAGCGGCATCGCGGCGCTGCATCAATGCGCGCTGGTGGCCGACGATGCCGGGGGCATTGTCGTGGCCAGTGCCGGGCTGCGGGCTTTGGCGCCGGCGGCGGCTGGCGGCGGCACGCTGGATGGGCTGTTCGGCAGCGGCTATCTCAAATCGGGCGGCGGGGCGCCCGAACAGGGCATGGTGGTGCTGGGCACCAAGCGGTTCGAAGTGATGCGCCGGCCGATCGCGGCGGGGCGCTTCCTGCTCGAGCTGATCCCGGCCGGTTGCTATATCGAAGATGACGATCTGGACGCCTATGCAACAGCCATGGCGGCCGGGCAGACCGGCTTCCGCTTCGAGGCCGATATGGCGGCCAGCAATCGCGCGCTGGCGAGCCTTAATCGGGGCATCGAGGCGTTGGATGAAGGCATCCAGCAGATCGATCGCGTGATGGCGGGCGATGCTGGCCCGATGGGCGTGGGCGCGCTGGGCCGGCAGGCGCGCGAACTGGCCGACTTCATCGCCGCCGTGGAGAGCCAATTGGCCGATGCGGTGGAAGCGCGCGAGGCGCTCGAGGGCAAGCTGGGCGCGGTGGCCCAGCTGATTGGCGCCTTTGAAAACCGCGCCGCCCAGTTTGCCGGCTTTGCCAGCGGCACGGCCGATGATCTGGAGACGGGCGGGCAGGCGCTGCAACGCGGGGGCGAGCTGGTGCGGCGGGCACGCGCCACCGAGCGCGATGCGCGGACCCTGGCCGGCGAGGCCGAACTGGCAGCGGCACGCACCCATGCGGCCGTCGGCGATATCGATCAGATGACCGCCGAAATCGACAGGATGATCGCGGCCATCGAAGACGTCTCGTTCCGCACCAATCTACTGGCGCTCAATGCGGCGGTGGAAGCGGCGCGGGCGGGGGAAAAGGGCGCGGGCTTTGCCGTGGTGGCCGACGAAGTGCGCATGCTGGCGCAATTGACCAACAAGTCGGCCAAGGAAATCCGCAGCGTGGTCAGCCGCGGCCGCGGTCAGGCCGAGACCGGTCTGGCCCATGCCCAATCGCTGCAAAAAATGATTGCGGCGCTGGGCGGGCATTTACGCAATCTAAGCAATGAAACCGATACGATCACCGCAACTCTGGATGACGGGGAGACCGCGATCAAGCGGCTCGCCGGACGGATGGAGGCGTTTGACGCGGTGCGGGAGCAGGATGCCATCCCCAAGCAGCGGCTGATCGCATAACAGGCAGGCCAGAATGGCTGGCTTATTGGGGGAACGTCTGCATGGATCACGGGGAAATATCCCTCAGCGAACGGGAGTTTTCGCGGATCAAAAGCCGCGTCTATGCGGTGGCCGGCATTTCCCTCAGCGATGCCAAGCGGACATTGGTCATCTCCCGCCTCTCCAAGATCGTGCGCGGCTTGGGGCTCACCAGTTTTGACGCCTATGTCGATCTGCTCGAGCGGGGCGGCACGGCGCAGGACAGCCAGAATTTCGTCAATGCGCTGACCACCAATCTCACTCGCTTCTATCGCGAGGACCATCATTTCGAGCATTTGCGCAGCCATGTCGGCGGGCTGATCGCCCACAAGCCGCGCGGCACCCGTCTGCGCATCTGGTCGGCGGGCTGCTCGACCGGGCAGGAGCCCTATACGATCGGCCTAGATCTTCTGGCGGCCTTTCCCGAGCTCAAGCGCTGGGATTTCAAGATCCTGGCCACCGATATTGATACGGCGGTGCTCGCCAAGGCGGCGCGCGGAATTTATCCCGATAGCGAATTGAGTGGGCTAACGCCAGAACGGCAGCGCCTGTTCGAACGCGCCGAGGATGGTGGCCTGCAGATTCCGGCGGCGGCGCGCGAACTGGTCTCGTTCAAGCCGCTGAACCTGATCGGTCCCTGGCCGATGAAGGGCCCGTTCGACGCGATCTTCTGCCGCAATGTGGCGATCTATTTCGACAAGCCGACCCAGGGCGAAATGTTCGGCCGGCTGGGCAAGATGCTGGCGCCCGAGGCATTCCTTTATATCGGGCATTCGGAAAATCTGGGCGCGGGCGGCGGCGATTTCCGGCTGGTCGGCAAGACGATTTATCAATCGCGGCTCGCATTGGGCAAAAGGGAGGCGGCATGAGCATCAAGGTTCTGGTCGTCGACGATTCCGCGCTGATCCGCGAAGTGTTGACGCGCATGCTGTCGCGCGATGGCGATATCGATGTGGTGGGCACCGCCACCGATCCGATCGACGCGCGCGAAAAGATCAAGGCGCTCAATCCCGATGTGGTGACGCTGGATATCGAAATGCCCAATATGAATGGGCTGGATTTTCTCGACCGGCTGATGCGGCTGCGGCCTACCCCGGTGGTGATGGTGTCGACGCTGACCAAGAAAGGCGCCAGCGAAACGCTGCTGGCACTCGAATTGGGCGCGGTGGATTTCGTCGCCAAGCCGAGCGCGGAATATGAGGGCGGTATCGAGGCCTTCGGCGCCGGGCTGCGCGACAAGATCCGCGCCGCAGCACGTTCGGATGTGCGCGGCCGGGCCAGCCGGATCGAAGCGCCCAAAGTGGCGATCAAGACGGCGGCAGCACCCGCGGGCGCGCTCATCGCCATTGGCGCCTCGACCGGCGGGGTCGAGGCAATCCGGGCCGTGCTGGTGGATATGCCGCTCGATTGTCCGCCCATCGTCATCGCCCAGCATATGCCGGCAGGGTTTACCGCCCGCTTTGCCGCGCGGCTCGACGAGCTTTGTGCCATCACGGTGGTGGAAGCGCAGGATCGTATGCCGCTATTGCCCGGCCATGCCTATGTGGCGCGGGGCGGGTTGCATTTGCGGGTCGAGCGCTCCTCGGGCCAGCTCAAATGCCGGCTCAGCGAGGATGGCCTGGAAAGCGGGCATCGGCCCAGCGTCGATGTGCTGTTCGAATCCGTGGCCAAGGTGGTCGGCCCGATGGCCGTCGGCGCGATCCTGACCGGGATGGGGCGCGACGGGGCGCGCGGGCTTAAGCTGATGCGCGATGCCGGCGCCTATACATTGGGGCAGAACCAGGCTTCGGCTTTGGTCTATGGCATGCCGCGGGTGGCGTTCGAGGAGGGTGCAGTAGTGGAACAGGCGCCGATCGAGGCCATAGCCGGGCGGCTGGCCCACGCCTTGGTTAAGCTCAAGACCGCCGCATAGGGACAAAGCGCAGGAAGCGATTGAGGGATTTGTAACGCTTCTTCTCTAAGTGTTTTCAGTCAGTTCGGGAGTGGCCCCGAAACCAGAAGGTGACCAAAACCATGCCGAAAGCCAGCGCTGTCAGCGTTCTCGTGGTCGATGACCAGCAGTCCATGCGCGGTATTGCCAAATATATTCTGACCCAATTGGGCTTCAAGGACATTATCGAGGCCAAGAGCGGCCGCGACGCCCTGGGTAAGCTCGAAAAAGGCAATGTCGATCTGATCATTTCGGATTGGAACATGGAAGATATTGACGGGCTGACCCTGCTCAAGGTGATCCGCAAGCATCCGCGCACCCAGGCCATGCCCTTCATCATGGCGACCGGCCGTTCCGACAAGGAACAGGTCAAGGAAGCCATTTCCTTTGGCGTCAACAATTACATCATCAAGCCGTTCGACGCGACGACGATGAAAAAGCGCATCGAGGCGGTTATCGGCGCGCTGAGCTGATACTTTTTGCAGCATTGTCAGGATGAATACCGGGCGCCCATTGGGCGCCCTTTGTTTTGGCCATCCGTAAACTACCATACCAGTGCAACCCAAATTTAAGGTCCCGGCCTTAGGATCGCGCCAACTTGGGAGGGGGGCGTCCAGAAGGGCGCTTTGGCGAGAAGTGAAATTTTTTGCGGGACTGAAGAATATTCGGCTGACGACGGCGATTGCCGCCCTGGCCCTGACCTCGATTGCGGTGACGGTGATTGCCTATACCGCCACGGTCTATGTCGACCTGCGCGGGCAGGCGACACGGGCCAGCATCGCCAAGCAGGCGTCCGACCTGCAGGTGGCGGCGACGGTCTATGAAAAGCGCCTGCCGGGCTCGGTGGTGACCTGGGCCGAGGCGGGCGGCATTGCTACCTTCCAGACCTATGCGATCCCGTTCTTTTACGACACCGCCGCCGTCGATGCGCTGACCCGGGTGACGGGCGACGCGTCGGCGATTTTCGGTTTCGATCCAGCCACCGGGATATTTACCGCCAAGACCACCAGCTTCGTGCTGCCCGATGGCACGCGGGCCAAGGATTTCTCGCTCGATGCGGCTTCGCCCGAAGCTGTGGCGCTGGCCGCCAACCAGCCCTATGCCGGCGAAGTCAGCATGCAGGATCAGCGCTTCAATGGCGCGTTCCAGCCCATCAGCAATCTGAGCGGGGAATTGCTTGGCGCCTTCTTTGTCGGCGGCGATGCCAATGCGGCCGAGGTGACGGCCCGCGCTTCGGCACTCAATATGGTGATTATCGGCGCGGTGCTGCTGGCGATGCTGGGCAGCGTGGCGCTGCTGGTGTCGCGTTGGCTCACCAGATCCATCCCGCGCCTCGCCGGGGCGATGGATGAGATTGCCGATGGCAAGTTCGATACCATCGTGCCGTTCACCGACCGGGGCAATGAAGTGGGTGCCATGGCGCGGGCCGTGGAAGTCTTCCGCGAGAGTGGCCTGCGGGTCAGCCAGATGACCGAGGCGGAAGCCGCTCGGATCATTGCCGATCAGGAAAACCGCCAGCAGATGATGGCGGAACTGCAATCGGCCTTTGGCGAAGTGGTCGATGCGGCCGTCGCCGGGGATTTCACTCGGCAGGTGACGACCGAATTCCCCGATCCCGAACTCAATAGCCTTGCCAGTGGAGTCAACAATCTGGTCTCCACCTTCAATCGCGGCGTGTCGGAATTGGGCGAAGTGCTCGGCGCCATGGCCGATACCGACCTGACCCAGCGGATGCAGGGCGATTACGAGGGCGCGTTCGCGACCATCAAGACCGACATCAATGCCGTAGCCGACAAGCTGACCGAAGTGGTCGGGCAATTGCGCCATACCTCGGGAGCGTTGAAGACCGCGACCGGGGAAATCCTCTCCGGCGCCAATGATCTCTCGGAACGCACCACCAAGCAGGCGGCGACCATCGAGGAAACCTCCGCTGCGATGGAGCAGCTAGCCTCCACCGTGCTGGCGAACGCGCAGCGCGCCAAGGATGCCAGCGCCAATGCGGCTGAAGTCACCCGTACTGCCGAAGAAGGCGGCAAGGTGATGGATGCGGCCAATGTGGCGATGGAGCGGATAACCGAATCCTCAGCCAAGATCTCCAACATTATCGGTCTGATCGACGATATCGCCTTCCAGACTAACCTTTTGGCGCTGAACGCCTCGGTGGAGGCAGCACGGGCCGGTGACGCCGGCAAGGGCTTTGCGGTGGTTGCAGTCGAAGTGCGGCGCTTGGCGCAGTCGGCCGCATCGGCCTCTTCGGATGTGAAAAAGCTGATCGAGCAGAGTGCCGGCGAAGTGCGCGGCGGCAGCAAGCTGGTGAGCGACGCCTCGAGCAAGCTCAAGGCCATGCTCGAAGGCGTGCGCGGCAACAACGTGCTGCTGGAATCCATCGCCCGGGACAGTCGCGAACAGGCGTCGGCGATCGAAGAGGTCAATACGGCCGTCCGCACCATGGACGAGATGACCCAGCACAATGCCGCCCTGGTGGAAGAGACCAATGCGGCGATTGAGCAGACCGAGGGGCAGGCGGTCGAGCTGGACCGCATCATCGATGTATTCCGCATCGGCGGCTCGGACGTGGCGGACTGGCAGCGGGACGAGGATGTGCGGGGGCTACAGCAGCGGGTCAAGACTGCCGCAAAGGGACTCGTCAGCCGCGGCAACACCGCCCTCGCTCGCGACTGGGAGGCGTTCTAGCCCCACCTTGCCCGAAGAGCCGACCTCTCCCCAAGGGAGAGGCGGCGCGGTAAGGGCTCGCTAATCGATCTCGCGTACATATACGCATCGGCGCGCCAGAAGACGCGTTGTTTGGGGGAGTTCGGTATGTTTCGTCGGGTTGGCCGGTTTTTCGGCAATGTGAAGATGACCACGGCCATTGCGGCATTGGTGCTGATTTCGATCATTGGTTCGGTTGGCGCGGTGACCGCTGCCATCTATTTCAACACCAATGCGTCCCTGGCGCGCCAGAGCGAAGAGAACCAGGCCACCCATATGGGGGCAGCGGCGACGATCCTTGAACGGCGGCTGGCCGGTTCGGTGCTGACCTGGGCCGAAGATGGCAGTATCGGCAATTTCCAGAGCTGGGCGGTGCCGCCCTTCTACGATACCGAAATCATCGATTCAGTGGTGCGCGTCATCAAGCAGGATGCCACCATCTATGTGCTCGACAGCGCCAGCCAGAATTTCCTCGGCAAGACGACCAGCCTGACCGCGCCCGATGGGACGCGCGCCGTTGATCTGGTGTTGGATCCCAATAGCCCAGCCTATGCCACGGTGATGGCCGGGGAGCGCTTCTTCGGCACGCTGCCGGTCAATGGCGTCGAGTATTACGCCACGATTTTGCCGATCAAGAAGATGAGCGCCGCCGACAAGCTCAACGGCCCGGTAATGGGCGCCATCTTCGTGGGGACGCCGCTGGCGCAGGTCGCGGCGCAGATGAATTCGGCGTTGCAGCTGATCGCCATGGTGGGTGGAGCCGCCATTGTCGGGTTTGGCCTCCTGGGCCTCTTGGCCTCGCGGCTGTTGACCAAGCCCCTGCCCATTCTGGTCGGCGCTGCCGCCCGGATCGCCGAGGGCGAATATGATACTGAAGTGCCCTTTACCGGGCGCGGCAACGAAATCGGCGCCATGGCCAAGGCGGTCGATGTGTTCCGTGAAAACGGCCTGCGCATCAGCCAGATGACCGAGGCGGAGGCCGCACGGATCATCGCCGATCAGGAAAACCGCCAGCAGATGATGGCGGAACTGCAATCGGCCTTCGGCGAAGTGGTCGATGCGGCCGTCGCCGGGGACTTCACGCGGCAGGTCACGACCGAATTCCCCGATCCCGAACTCAATAGCCTGGCCAGCGGGGTCAACAATCTGGTCTCGACCTTCAATCGCGGCGTGTCGGAATTGGGCGAGGTGCTTGGCGCCATGGCCGATACCGACCTGACCCAGCGCATGCAGGGCGACTATGAGGGCGCCTTCGCGACCATCAAGACCGACATCAATGCGGTGGCAGACAAGCTGACCGAAGTGGTCGGGCAATTGCGCCACACCTCCGGCGCGCTCAAGACCGCGACCGGCGAAATCCTCTCCGGCGCCAATGATCTCTCGGAACGCACCACCAAGCAGGCCGCGACGATCGAAGAGACGTCCGCTGCCATGGAGCAGCTGGCCTCGACCGTGCTGGCCAATGCGCAGCGGGCCAAGGATGCGAGCGCCAATGCGGCTGAAGTCACCCGTACTGCCGAAGAGGGCGGCAAGGTGATGGATGCGGCCAACGTGGCGATGGAGCGGATCACCGAATCCTCGGCCAAGATTTCCAACATTATCGGGCTGATCGACGACATCGCCTTCCAGACCAATCTTTTGGCCCTCAATGCTTCGGTGGAAGCGGCAAGGGCCGGCGACGCCGGCAAGGGCTTTGCGGTGGTGGCCGTCGAAGTGCGGCGCCTGGCGCAGTCGGCCGCATCGGCCTCTTCGGATGTGAAAAAGCTGATCGAGCAGAGTGCCGGCGAAGTGCGGGGCGGCAGCAAGCTCGTGAGCGACGCCTCGAGCAAGCTCAAAGCGATGCTCGAGGGCGTGCGCGGCAATAACGTGTTGCTCGAATCCATCGCCCGCGACAGTCGCGAACAGGCGTCGGCGATCGAGGAGGTCAATACGGCCGTGCGCACCATGGACGAGATGACCCAGCACAATGCCGCCCTGGTGGAAGAGACCAACGCGGCGATCGAGCAGACCGAGGGCCAGGCCATCGAGCTGGACCGGATCGTCGATGTGTTCCGCATCGAGGCCGCAGAACAGCAGCCGGTGCGGCGGGATGATGCCGGCGCGCGTGGCCTGCAGCAGCGGCTCAAAAGCGCCGCCAGCGGGCTGGTCCGCGGCAACACCGCCTTGGCGCGTGATTGGGAAGCCTTCTAGGGCGCTAATACGGCGCTAATCGATTTGCGATAAAACAGACTGGGTCTGGCTTGCGTCCGTGGGACGCGCCGCTTGGGGGAGTTCGGCATGTTCAAACGCTTGGGCCGGTTCTTCGGCAATATCAAGATGACCACGGCCATTGCGGCGCTGGTCATTTCGGCGGTGATTGTCTCGGTCGCGGCGGTGAGCCTGACCATGTTCATCTCGCTCAGCGCTTCGGTGCGGATGGAGGCGATGGAGGGCCAGGTCAAGGCGCTCAAGACCGCTGCGACCATCCTCAAGGGCGGCATGCCCGACACCAATGTGGCCTGGACCCCCGAAGGGGAACTCGAGGCGATCAGCACCTGGATGATGCCGGGTCAGTTCGGCAAGGACGAATTGGTCAATTCCATCGCTAGGGTCACCGACGAAGCCGCGACGATCTTCGTCTGGGACGAGGCGACCACCGATTTCGTGCGCAAATCGACCACCATTATGGGCGCCGATGGGGCGCCGATCGTGGGCACGCCGCTCGACAAGGCTGGCGCGGCCTATGCCGCCATGCTGGCGGGCACGCCCTATTTCGGCGAGGCCATTGTGGTCGACAAGCCCTATTACACCGCCTACCAGCCCATTCTCAACCGCGGCGGCAAGCCGATCGGCGTGCTGTTCGTGGGCACCGACAAGGCGCAGGTCGAGGCGGTCATCTATGACATGCTCAAGCTGCTGCTCGGGGTGGGCGCGGCGGTCCTGGTGGCTCTGGGGGCGCTGGGCTATTTGATGTCGCGGCTGATGATGGCGCCGGTACCCAAGCTGGCGCGCACCATGGAAGTCATCGCCTCCGGCGATTACGACGCCGCGGTGCCCTATACCGGGCGCGGCAATGAAATCGGCGCCATGGCCAAGGCCGTCGAAGTGTTCCGCGACAACGGGCTCAAGGTCAGCCAGATGAGCGAAGAAGAGCGCGCGGCTTCGGTGCGCCGCCGCGTCGAGCGCACGGATATGATGGTGGCGCTGCAGGCCGCGTTCGGGGAAGTGGTGGATGCCGCCATTGCCGGGGATTTCTCCAAGCGCGTGCACGCCCAATTCCCCGATGCCGAACTCAATGCCCTGGCCGGCAGCGTCAATGCCCTGGTCGAAACCGTCGATCGTGGCCTCAGCGAAACCGGCGAAGTGCTGGGCGCGCTGGCCGATACCGATCTGACCCGCCGCATGCATGGCGAATATCAGGGCGCCTTTGCCAAGCTCAAGGGCGATACCAATGCGGTGACCGACAAGCTCACCGAAATCGTTGGTGGCGCCAAGGCGATCTCGGGCGCGCTCAAGACGGCGACAGGGGAAATCCTTTCCGGCGCCAATGACCTGTCTGAACGCACTACCAAGCAGGCCGCGACCATTGAGGAAA
Proteins encoded in this region:
- a CDS encoding chemotaxis protein CheD; its protein translation is MTSSLPPEFDRGVVTTVHQGDCHVSAAADLTYSTVLGSCISACVRDRVALVGGMNHFLLAEQSGAARDRYGASARYGAFAMEQLINKVLSLGSGKKANLEIKVFGGGKINSALDDVGAKNIDFVRQFLHDEGYVLAGQDVGGTYARRVLFKPHSGRAFVKRLDSDMGANVAREEIAIAKRRVVARPPVDDIELF
- a CDS encoding methyl-accepting chemotaxis protein, which codes for MHTLRLALIAGGLWLVAFATALGLLPLLGWGVGWIGASVLAAALAFGGTVLAVALAAQREQAMLGAIALAAGLTERAAGPLAITDIVEKMNRRLEAAHHFKSGIAALHQCALVADDAGGIVVASAGLRALAPAAAGGGTLDGLFGSGYLKSGGGAPEQGMVVLGTKRFEVMRRPIAAGRFLLELIPAGCYIEDDDLDAYATAMAAGQTGFRFEADMAASNRALASLNRGIEALDEGIQQIDRVMAGDAGPMGVGALGRQARELADFIAAVESQLADAVEAREALEGKLGAVAQLIGAFENRAAQFAGFASGTADDLETGGQALQRGGELVRRARATERDARTLAGEAELAAARTHAAVGDIDQMTAEIDRMIAAIEDVSFRTNLLALNAAVEAARAGEKGAGFAVVADEVRMLAQLTNKSAKEIRSVVSRGRGQAETGLAHAQSLQKMIAALGGHLRNLSNETDTITATLDDGETAIKRLAGRMEAFDAVREQDAIPKQRLIA
- a CDS encoding CheR family methyltransferase codes for the protein MDHGEISLSEREFSRIKSRVYAVAGISLSDAKRTLVISRLSKIVRGLGLTSFDAYVDLLERGGTAQDSQNFVNALTTNLTRFYREDHHFEHLRSHVGGLIAHKPRGTRLRIWSAGCSTGQEPYTIGLDLLAAFPELKRWDFKILATDIDTAVLAKAARGIYPDSELSGLTPERQRLFERAEDGGLQIPAAARELVSFKPLNLIGPWPMKGPFDAIFCRNVAIYFDKPTQGEMFGRLGKMLAPEAFLYIGHSENLGAGGGDFRLVGKTIYQSRLALGKREAA
- a CDS encoding methyl-accepting chemotaxis protein gives rise to the protein MKFFAGLKNIRLTTAIAALALTSIAVTVIAYTATVYVDLRGQATRASIAKQASDLQVAATVYEKRLPGSVVTWAEAGGIATFQTYAIPFFYDTAAVDALTRVTGDASAIFGFDPATGIFTAKTTSFVLPDGTRAKDFSLDAASPEAVALAANQPYAGEVSMQDQRFNGAFQPISNLSGELLGAFFVGGDANAAEVTARASALNMVIIGAVLLAMLGSVALLVSRWLTRSIPRLAGAMDEIADGKFDTIVPFTDRGNEVGAMARAVEVFRESGLRVSQMTEAEAARIIADQENRQQMMAELQSAFGEVVDAAVAGDFTRQVTTEFPDPELNSLASGVNNLVSTFNRGVSELGEVLGAMADTDLTQRMQGDYEGAFATIKTDINAVADKLTEVVGQLRHTSGALKTATGEILSGANDLSERTTKQAATIEETSAAMEQLASTVLANAQRAKDASANAAEVTRTAEEGGKVMDAANVAMERITESSAKISNIIGLIDDIAFQTNLLALNASVEAARAGDAGKGFAVVAVEVRRLAQSAASASSDVKKLIEQSAGEVRGGSKLVSDASSKLKAMLEGVRGNNVLLESIARDSREQASAIEEVNTAVRTMDEMTQHNAALVEETNAAIEQTEGQAVELDRIIDVFRIGGSDVADWQRDEDVRGLQQRVKTAAKGLVSRGNTALARDWEAF
- a CDS encoding response regulator: MPKASAVSVLVVDDQQSMRGIAKYILTQLGFKDIIEAKSGRDALGKLEKGNVDLIISDWNMEDIDGLTLLKVIRKHPRTQAMPFIMATGRSDKEQVKEAISFGVNNYIIKPFDATTMKKRIEAVIGALS
- a CDS encoding ABC-F family ATP-binding cassette domain-containing protein; amino-acid sequence: MIRLDSIGKQNGKQIVFIDASATLLRGEKIGLVGPNGAGKTTLFRMITGEEQPDEGQVSADRGITIGYFSQDVGEMSGRPVVAEVMDGAGPVSALISEMRALEADMGDPDKADEMDAIIERYGEVQHQFEELDGYSLDGRAREVLDGLGFSQEMMDGDVGALSGGWKMRVALARILLQRPDALLLDEPSNHLDLESLIWLEKFLQNYTGALFMTSHDREFMNRICTKIIEIDAGALTSYSGNYEFYQQQRAIAEKNQQAQFERQQAMLAKELDFIARFKARASHAAQVQSRVKKLDKIDRVEPPKRRQVVDFEFRPAPRSGEDVALLKGVSKSYGSRTIYDGLDFHVRRRERWCIMGVNGAGKSTLLKLVTGTAEPDQGSVSRGPSVKMAYFAQHAMDVLDGDLTVFQQLESSFPQAGQAPLRALAGCFGFSGDEIDKKCRVLSGGEKARLVMAMMLFDPPNFLVLDEPTNHLDIATKEMLITALSAYEGTMLFVSHDRHFLAALSNRVLELTPEGVHVYGGGYTEYVQSTGQEAPGLRS
- a CDS encoding protein-glutamate methylesterase/protein-glutamine glutaminase, which gives rise to MSIKVLVVDDSALIREVLTRMLSRDGDIDVVGTATDPIDAREKIKALNPDVVTLDIEMPNMNGLDFLDRLMRLRPTPVVMVSTLTKKGASETLLALELGAVDFVAKPSAEYEGGIEAFGAGLRDKIRAAARSDVRGRASRIEAPKVAIKTAAAPAGALIAIGASTGGVEAIRAVLVDMPLDCPPIVIAQHMPAGFTARFAARLDELCAITVVEAQDRMPLLPGHAYVARGGLHLRVERSSGQLKCRLSEDGLESGHRPSVDVLFESVAKVVGPMAVGAILTGMGRDGARGLKLMRDAGAYTLGQNQASALVYGMPRVAFEEGAVVEQAPIEAIAGRLAHALVKLKTAA